A part of Methanohalobium evestigatum Z-7303 genomic DNA contains:
- a CDS encoding METTL5 family protein produces MKQRKLEMLLEQVEGFNSPDASLEQYTTPAPIAAELLHFAYMKGDIRDTVYDIGCGTGVLAIGAKLLGAEIVTGFDTDHYALQIADKNARSMNVDVDFICKDISNISGEAQTVVMNPPFGSQVRGSDRPFLSNALKLANVIYSIHNKGSKNFIEKFISPAVVTEWYRTGFPLKRTFKFHKKDVEQIEVEIYRISQSL; encoded by the coding sequence ATGAAACAGCGAAAATTAGAAATGTTGCTTGAGCAGGTTGAAGGTTTCAATAGTCCGGATGCATCACTGGAACAATATACTACACCCGCTCCAATCGCTGCTGAATTACTTCATTTTGCATATATGAAAGGTGATATTAGAGACACAGTATATGATATTGGGTGTGGAACAGGGGTTCTTGCTATCGGAGCAAAATTACTGGGTGCTGAAATAGTAACAGGATTTGATACTGACCACTATGCTCTCCAGATCGCTGATAAAAATGCCAGGAGTATGAATGTAGACGTGGATTTTATATGTAAGGATATAAGTAATATATCAGGTGAAGCACAGACAGTGGTCATGAATCCCCCTTTCGGTTCACAGGTAAGAGGCAGTGACCGACCGTTTTTATCAAATGCTTTAAAACTGGCAAATGTAATATATTCTATACACAACAAAGGAAGTAAAAATTTTATTGAAAAATTCATAAGTCCTGCTGTTGTTACAGAATGGTATAGGACAGGGTTTCCGTTAAAACGAACATTTAAATTCCATAAAAAAGATGTAGAACAAATTGAAGTTGAAATCTATAGAATCAGTCAGTCTCTATAA
- the dph2 gene encoding diphthamide biosynthesis enzyme Dph2, with protein MVANNERFEFQTQHLIDIINKTEAYVVGLQLPEGLKRKSIDIASKLEQSTCVEVIVSANPCYGACDIDTDILDDVDILFHFGHSELDDCKYNEKIYYIKAASEINISEIVKQAMENIKAYRVGVLTTVQHVHKLEEVRKIIESCSRECIIQKGDTRIAYPGQVLGCNFSSAEIDECDEYLYIGSGEFHPVGVAVATGKPVMVADPFMDKTYYVDPSRILRQRSAVIAKSLDSSTFGILVSSKIGQYRMELAKYLKNLAKKHGKKAYILTMDRVTSDQLLQFKVDAFVNTACPRIAIDDVGHFPSPMLTPQEFEIVLGERKWEKLVFDEIRGVQ; from the coding sequence ATGGTGGCAAACAATGAAAGGTTTGAATTTCAAACACAACATCTGATTGATATTATAAATAAAACAGAAGCATATGTTGTAGGTTTACAATTACCAGAGGGATTAAAAAGAAAGTCTATTGATATAGCATCAAAATTGGAACAATCTACATGTGTAGAGGTCATAGTATCTGCAAATCCCTGTTATGGGGCATGCGATATTGATACTGATATACTGGATGATGTGGACATTCTTTTCCATTTCGGACATTCAGAACTTGATGACTGCAAATACAACGAAAAAATTTACTACATCAAAGCGGCTTCTGAAATAAATATTTCAGAAATTGTCAAACAGGCGATGGAAAATATTAAAGCTTACCGCGTAGGGGTTCTCACTACAGTCCAGCATGTACATAAACTGGAAGAAGTGCGTAAAATTATTGAATCCTGTAGTAGGGAATGTATAATCCAAAAAGGAGACACGAGGATTGCCTACCCCGGACAGGTTCTTGGATGTAATTTCTCATCGGCTGAAATAGATGAATGTGATGAATACTTATATATCGGCAGCGGTGAATTTCATCCGGTAGGAGTTGCGGTAGCAACCGGTAAACCTGTCATGGTTGCAGACCCGTTTATGGATAAAACATATTATGTAGACCCATCCAGAATATTGCGCCAGAGAAGTGCTGTTATTGCAAAGTCACTTGATTCATCTACCTTTGGAATTTTGGTTTCATCAAAGATTGGACAATATCGTATGGAACTGGCAAAATATTTAAAAAACCTTGCAAAAAAACATGGCAAAAAAGCATATATTTTGACCATGGACCGTGTAACATCTGACCAATTATTGCAATTTAAAGTGGATGCATTTGTTAATACTGCCTGTCCAAGGATAGCAATCGATGATGTGGGACATTTCCCATCTCCAATGCTTACACCTCAGGAATTTGAAATAGTACTTGGGGAGCGTAAATGGGAAAAACTGGTATTTGATGAAATAAGAGGTGTACAATAA
- the hpt gene encoding hypoxanthine/guanine phosphoribosyltransferase: MLDTLQKSLEISPVIKKNNYYYFINPITDGIPSVEPELLQEIANHIVENTKMNVDKIVSIEAMGIPIATSLSLKSGVPLSIIRKRKYGLNGEIAVSQSTGYSKGQLYINGIESGDRILIVDDVVSTGGTLQSVIKALIDAGSIIDEVVVIVERGEGVSKLKEMNIPVKSLIKINVDEKGVSIREVNGGKQ; this comes from the coding sequence ATGCTGGACACACTTCAAAAATCGCTGGAAATATCTCCAGTGATTAAAAAGAACAATTACTATTACTTTATAAATCCTATAACCGATGGTATCCCTTCGGTAGAGCCTGAATTATTACAGGAAATAGCCAATCATATAGTTGAAAATACCAAAATGAATGTGGACAAAATTGTTTCAATCGAAGCTATGGGCATCCCTATTGCAACATCACTGTCTCTTAAGTCAGGTGTTCCACTATCAATAATTAGGAAAAGAAAATACGGTCTGAATGGTGAAATTGCAGTATCACAGAGTACAGGATATTCAAAAGGTCAACTTTACATTAATGGTATCGAAAGTGGTGACCGTATACTGATAGTGGATGATGTGGTCAGTACCGGTGGTACTCTCCAATCTGTTATCAAAGCGTTGATCGATGCAGGAAGCATAATAGATGAGGTTGTGGTAATTGTTGAACGTGGTGAAGGGGTATCAAAATTAAAAGAGATGAACATACCTGTCAAATCCCTTATTAAAATCAATGTGGATGAAAAAGGTGTTTCAATAAGGGAGGTAAATGGTGGCAAACAATGA